Proteins encoded by one window of Halomonas sp. Bachu 37:
- the argH gene encoding argininosuccinate lyase has product MSQATNQSWGGRFSEPTDAFVERFTASVSFDQRLARQDIQGSIAHATMLARVGVLTDDERDAIVGGLGEIRDEIERGEFEWSVPLEDVHMNIEARLTDKIGITGKKLHTGRSRNDQVATDIRLFLRDEIDVIEVELARLRDGMIELADREADTIMPGFTHLQTAQPVTFGHHLLAWQEMLARDHERLLDCRKRVNVLPLGAAALAGTTYPIDRHVTAELLGFERPAENSLDAVSDRDFAIEFTSFASILLMHLSRMSEELVLWTSAQFDFIDLPDRFCTGSSIMPQKKNPDVPELVRGKTGRVYGHLMGLLTLMKSQPLAYNKDNQEDKEPLFDAIDTVRDCLKAFADMVPAIEPKKASMYEAARRGFSTATDLADYLVRKGVAFRDAHEIVGQSVAFGLREKKDLSEMTLDELKQFSSIIEQDVFEVLTLEGSVAARNHIGGTAPDQVRAAAQRAREALNVLKEAM; this is encoded by the coding sequence ATGAGCCAAGCCACTAACCAGTCCTGGGGCGGTCGTTTCAGCGAGCCCACCGATGCCTTCGTCGAGCGCTTCACCGCTTCCGTCAGCTTTGACCAGCGCCTGGCGCGCCAGGATATCCAGGGTTCCATCGCCCACGCCACCATGCTGGCGCGGGTGGGCGTGCTGACGGATGACGAACGCGACGCCATCGTCGGCGGGCTTGGCGAGATTCGCGACGAGATCGAGCGCGGCGAGTTCGAGTGGTCGGTGCCGCTGGAAGACGTACACATGAATATCGAGGCGCGGCTGACCGACAAGATCGGCATCACCGGCAAGAAGCTGCACACCGGCCGCTCGCGCAACGACCAGGTGGCGACCGATATTCGCCTGTTCCTGCGTGACGAGATCGATGTCATCGAGGTCGAGCTTGCGCGCCTGCGCGACGGCATGATCGAGCTTGCCGACCGCGAAGCCGACACCATCATGCCGGGCTTCACCCACCTGCAGACCGCCCAGCCGGTCACCTTCGGCCACCACCTGCTGGCCTGGCAGGAGATGCTCGCCCGCGACCACGAGCGGCTTTTGGACTGTCGCAAGCGTGTCAACGTGCTGCCGCTGGGCGCTGCCGCCCTGGCCGGCACCACCTATCCCATCGACCGCCATGTCACCGCCGAGCTGCTGGGTTTCGAGCGCCCCGCCGAGAACTCGCTGGATGCGGTGAGCGATCGCGATTTCGCCATCGAATTCACCTCCTTCGCCAGTATCCTGCTGATGCATCTGTCGCGCATGAGCGAGGAGCTGGTGCTGTGGACCAGCGCCCAGTTCGACTTCATCGACCTGCCCGACCGCTTCTGCACCGGCTCATCGATCATGCCGCAGAAGAAGAATCCCGACGTGCCCGAGCTGGTGCGCGGCAAGACCGGGCGGGTCTACGGCCACCTGATGGGGCTTTTGACGCTGATGAAGTCCCAGCCGCTGGCCTACAACAAGGACAATCAGGAAGACAAGGAGCCGCTGTTCGACGCCATCGATACGGTGCGCGACTGCCTCAAGGCGTTCGCCGACATGGTGCCCGCCATCGAACCCAAGAAGGCCAGCATGTACGAAGCCGCGCGGCGTGGTTTCTCTACCGCCACCGACCTCGCCGATTACCTGGTGCGCAAGGGTGTGGCCTTCCGCGATGCCCACGAGATCGTCGGCCAGTCCGTGGCGTTCGGCCTGCGCGAGAAGAAGGACCTTTCGGAAATGACGCTCGATGAGCTCAAACAGTTCTCCTCGATCATCGAACAGGACGTGTTCGAGGTGCTGACCCTGGAGGGCTCCGTGGCCGCGCGCAATCATATCGGCGGTACCGCGCCCGATCAGGTGCGGGCTGCGGCGCAGCGTGCCCGTGAGGCGCTGAATGTGCTGAAGGAGGCGATGTGA